One genomic segment of Canis lupus baileyi chromosome 9, mCanLup2.hap1, whole genome shotgun sequence includes these proteins:
- the TMEM229B gene encoding transmembrane protein 229B isoform X2: MLAYTAENGTKAQPGTRTKVNPGHSWTVILMSVLSRALKGLTTPLGSMASSAEPLTALSRWYLYAIHGYFCEVMFTAAWEFVVNFNWKFPGVTSVWALFIYGTSILIVERMYLRLRGRCPLLLRCLIYTLWTYLWEFTTGFILRQFNACPWDYSQFDFDFMGLITLEYAVPWFCGALIVEQFIIRNTLRLRFDKDAEPGEPGGALALANGHVKTD; this comes from the exons ATGCTTGCCTACACTGCTGAGAATGGCACCAAGGCCCAGCCAGGCACCAGGACAAAGGTTAACCCGGGACACTCCTGGACAGTGATCCTGATGTCTGTTCTGAGCCGTGCACTTAAAGGTCTGACAA CCCCCCTCGGCAGCATGGCATCCTCGGCCGAGCCTCTGACGGCGCTGTCCCGCTGGTACCTGTATGCCATCCACGGCTACTTCTGTGAGGTGATGTTCACGGCGGCCTGGGAGTTCGTGGTGAACTTTAACTGGAAGTTCCCGGGGGTCACGAGCGTGTGGGCGCTCTTCATCTACGGCACCTCCATCCTCATCGTGGAGCGCATGTACCTGCGCCTGCGCGGCCGCTGCCCGCTGCTGCTGCGCTGCCTCATCTACACGCTCTGGACCTACCTGTGGGAGTTCACCACCGGCTTCATCCTGCGCCAGTTCAACGCCTGCCCCTGGGACTATTCCCAGTTCGACTTTGACTTCATGGGCCTCATCACCCTGGAGTACGCCGTGCCCTGGTTCTGCGGGGCCCTCATCGTGGAGCAGTTCATCATCCGCAACACCCTCCGCCTCCGCTTTGACAAGGACGCCgagcccggggagcccggggGCGCCCTGGCCCTGGCCAACGGCCACGTCAAGACAGACTGA
- the TMEM229B gene encoding transmembrane protein 229B isoform X1, with the protein MASSAEPLTALSRWYLYAIHGYFCEVMFTAAWEFVVNFNWKFPGVTSVWALFIYGTSILIVERMYLRLRGRCPLLLRCLIYTLWTYLWEFTTGFILRQFNACPWDYSQFDFDFMGLITLEYAVPWFCGALIVEQFIIRNTLRLRFDKDAEPGEPGGALALANGHVKTD; encoded by the coding sequence ATGGCATCCTCGGCCGAGCCTCTGACGGCGCTGTCCCGCTGGTACCTGTATGCCATCCACGGCTACTTCTGTGAGGTGATGTTCACGGCGGCCTGGGAGTTCGTGGTGAACTTTAACTGGAAGTTCCCGGGGGTCACGAGCGTGTGGGCGCTCTTCATCTACGGCACCTCCATCCTCATCGTGGAGCGCATGTACCTGCGCCTGCGCGGCCGCTGCCCGCTGCTGCTGCGCTGCCTCATCTACACGCTCTGGACCTACCTGTGGGAGTTCACCACCGGCTTCATCCTGCGCCAGTTCAACGCCTGCCCCTGGGACTATTCCCAGTTCGACTTTGACTTCATGGGCCTCATCACCCTGGAGTACGCCGTGCCCTGGTTCTGCGGGGCCCTCATCGTGGAGCAGTTCATCATCCGCAACACCCTCCGCCTCCGCTTTGACAAGGACGCCgagcccggggagcccggggGCGCCCTGGCCCTGGCCAACGGCCACGTCAAGACAGACTGA